One Kitasatospora sp. NBC_01266 genomic window carries:
- the rapZ gene encoding RNase adapter RapZ, with protein sequence MSDVGETAPELVIISGMSGAGRSTAAKCLEDLGWFVVDNLPPALIPTMVDLGARSQGAVARIGVVVDVRGRQFFDDLRASLEELDKRGIRLRVVYLESNDDALVRRFESVRRPHPLQGEGRIVDGIAQERDLLRELRGEADLVIDTSDLNVHQLRAKLDAQFADHDEPELRCTVMSFGFKYGLPVDADLVVDCRFLPNPHWVPELRARTGTDVDVADYVFRQPGAKEFLDGYAELLRIVTEGYRREGKRYMTLAVGCTGGKHRSVAMSERLTKRLIADGVETVLVHRDMGRE encoded by the coding sequence GTGTCCGACGTGGGGGAGACCGCCCCAGAGCTGGTGATCATCTCCGGCATGTCCGGCGCGGGCCGCAGCACCGCCGCCAAGTGCCTGGAGGACCTCGGCTGGTTCGTGGTCGACAACCTGCCGCCGGCCCTGATCCCGACCATGGTCGACCTCGGCGCCCGCTCGCAGGGCGCGGTGGCCCGGATCGGCGTGGTGGTCGACGTCCGCGGCCGGCAGTTCTTCGACGACCTGCGGGCCTCGCTGGAGGAGTTGGACAAGCGCGGTATCCGGCTGCGGGTGGTCTACCTGGAGTCCAACGACGACGCGCTGGTGCGCCGCTTCGAGAGCGTGCGCCGTCCGCACCCGCTGCAGGGCGAGGGCCGGATCGTGGACGGCATCGCCCAGGAGCGCGACCTGCTGCGCGAGCTGCGCGGCGAGGCCGACCTGGTGATCGACACCTCCGACCTCAACGTGCACCAGCTGCGGGCCAAGCTGGACGCCCAGTTCGCCGACCACGACGAGCCCGAACTGCGCTGTACCGTGATGTCCTTCGGCTTCAAGTACGGGCTGCCGGTCGACGCCGACCTGGTGGTGGACTGCCGGTTCCTGCCCAACCCGCACTGGGTGCCGGAGCTGCGGGCACGAACCGGTACGGATGTGGACGTCGCGGACTACGTCTTCCGGCAGCCGGGGGCCAAGGAGTTCCTGGACGGATACGCCGAGCTCCTGCGCATCGTCACCGAGGGTTATCGCAGGGAGGGTAAGCGGTACATGACGCTTGCCGTAGGCTGCACCGGTGGCAAGCATCGCAGCGTGGCCATGTCGGAGCGGCTGACGAAGCGTCTGATCGCCGACGGCGTGGAAACGGTGCTGGTGCACCGCGACATGGGACGGGAGTGA
- the secG gene encoding preprotein translocase subunit SecG, with the protein MVLGFSIALIIFSLLMILLVLLHKGKGGGLSDMFGGGSMSAGGGSAVAERNLDRITILVALCWFACIVVLGLLIKVKS; encoded by the coding sequence GTGGTTCTCGGGTTCTCGATTGCCCTGATCATCTTCAGCCTGCTGATGATCCTCCTGGTGCTGCTGCACAAGGGGAAGGGCGGCGGCCTGTCCGACATGTTCGGCGGCGGTTCGATGTCGGCCGGTGGCGGTTCGGCGGTCGCGGAGCGGAACCTGGACCGGATCACCATCCTCGTCGCCCTCTGCTGGTTCGCCTGCATTGTCGTACTGGGTTTGCTGATCAAGGTCAAGAGCTGA
- the whiA gene encoding DNA-binding protein WhiA: protein MAMTAAVKDEISRLPVTRACCRKAEVSAILRFAGGLHIVSGRIVIEAELDTGIAARRLRKDLLEIFGHASELVVMAPSGLRRGSRYVVRVIKDGELLARQTGLVDGRGRPIRGLPPAVVSGATCDAEAAWRGAFLAHGSLTEPGRSSSLEITCPGSEAALALVGAARRLGIPAKAREVRGADRVVIRDGDAIGALLTRLGAHESVLAWEERRLRREVRATANRLANFDDANLRRSARAAVAAGARVQRALEILGDEVPEHLAAAGQLRMQHKQASLEELGALADPPLTKDAVAGRIRRLLAMADKRALELGLPSTEANLTEEMALS from the coding sequence ATGGCGATGACGGCAGCGGTGAAGGACGAAATCAGCCGGCTCCCCGTCACCCGGGCCTGCTGTCGCAAGGCTGAGGTGTCGGCGATCCTGCGATTCGCGGGCGGACTGCACATTGTGAGCGGTCGGATCGTGATCGAGGCGGAGCTGGACACCGGCATTGCGGCCCGACGGCTGCGCAAGGACCTGCTGGAGATCTTCGGCCACGCCTCCGAACTGGTGGTGATGGCCCCCAGCGGCCTGCGGCGCGGCAGCCGGTACGTGGTCCGGGTGATCAAGGACGGTGAGTTGCTGGCCCGGCAGACCGGGCTGGTGGACGGCCGGGGTCGGCCGATCCGGGGGCTGCCCCCGGCGGTGGTCTCCGGCGCGACCTGTGACGCCGAGGCGGCCTGGCGCGGTGCCTTCCTGGCGCACGGATCGCTCACCGAGCCCGGCCGGTCCTCCTCGCTGGAGATCACCTGCCCCGGTTCGGAGGCCGCCCTGGCGCTGGTCGGCGCGGCCCGCCGGCTCGGCATCCCGGCCAAGGCGCGCGAGGTGCGCGGCGCGGACCGGGTGGTGATCCGCGACGGCGACGCGATCGGCGCGCTGCTCACCCGGCTCGGCGCGCACGAGTCGGTGCTGGCCTGGGAGGAGCGCCGGCTGCGCCGCGAGGTGCGGGCCACCGCCAACCGGCTGGCCAACTTCGACGACGCCAACCTGCGTCGCTCGGCCCGCGCGGCGGTGGCGGCCGGCGCCCGGGTGCAGCGGGCCCTGGAGATCCTCGGCGACGAGGTCCCCGAGCACCTCGCGGCGGCCGGCCAGCTGCGGATGCAGCACAAGCAGGCCTCGCTCGAGGAGCTCGGCGCGCTCGCCGATCCGCCGCTCACCAAGGACGCGGTGGCCGGTCGGATCCGCCGTCTGCTGGCGATGGCCGACAAGCGGGCGCTGGAGCTCGGGCTGCCGAGCACCGAGGCCAACCTGACGGAGGAGATGGCGCTCTCCTGA
- a CDS encoding RNA polymerase-binding protein RbpA encodes MASGNAIRGSRVGAGPMGEAERGESAPRNRISFWCANKHETRPSFAAEAVIPDTWDCPRCGFPAGQDEHNPPAPSRNEPYKTHLAYVRERRTDADGEAILAEALAKLRGEI; translated from the coding sequence GTGGCAAGTGGCAACGCCATCCGTGGCAGCAGGGTCGGGGCAGGCCCGATGGGTGAAGCGGAGCGCGGCGAGTCCGCCCCCCGCAATCGGATCTCCTTCTGGTGCGCCAACAAGCACGAGACGCGCCCCAGCTTCGCCGCCGAGGCCGTCATCCCGGACACCTGGGACTGCCCGCGCTGCGGGTTCCCGGCCGGGCAGGACGAGCACAACCCGCCGGCGCCGTCGCGCAACGAGCCGTACAAGACGCACCTCGCCTATGTCCGCGAGCGCCGCACCGACGCCGACGGCGAGGCGATCCTAGCGGAGGCGCTGGCCAAGCTGCGCGGCGAGATCTGA
- the pgl gene encoding 6-phosphogluconolactonase yields the protein MSPVPQLVVHRDKELMAQAAAARLITKIVDAQSARGLASVVLTGGRNGNALLAAIAASPARDAVDWSRIDLWWGDERFVRSDDPERNAVQATDELLAHVPVDPARVHYMPASDGVDGADVEAAAERYAEELAKAAGPEDRALVPAFDVLLLGVGPDTHVASLFPEHPGVRETARTVVGVRGAPKPPPTRISLTLPAIRAAREVWLLAAGEDKADAVALALSNPGELQAPACGAYGTSRTLWLLDRAAAAELPPQLYPPASA from the coding sequence ATGAGTCCCGTGCCGCAGCTGGTGGTGCACCGCGACAAGGAGCTGATGGCCCAGGCGGCCGCCGCCCGACTGATCACCAAGATCGTCGACGCGCAGTCCGCCCGGGGCCTGGCCTCCGTGGTGCTCACCGGCGGGCGCAACGGCAACGCGCTGCTCGCCGCGATCGCCGCCTCGCCGGCCCGGGACGCGGTGGACTGGTCCCGGATCGACCTGTGGTGGGGCGACGAGCGCTTCGTGCGCTCGGACGACCCGGAGCGCAACGCGGTGCAGGCCACCGACGAGCTGCTCGCCCACGTCCCGGTCGACCCGGCGCGGGTGCACTACATGCCCGCCTCGGACGGCGTGGACGGCGCCGACGTGGAGGCCGCCGCCGAGCGGTACGCCGAGGAGCTGGCCAAGGCCGCGGGTCCCGAGGACCGCGCCCTGGTGCCCGCCTTCGACGTGCTGCTGCTCGGCGTCGGCCCGGACACCCACGTGGCCTCGCTCTTCCCCGAGCACCCGGGCGTGCGGGAGACCGCGCGCACGGTGGTCGGGGTGCGCGGGGCCCCGAAGCCGCCGCCGACCCGGATCTCGCTGACCCTGCCGGCCATCCGGGCGGCCCGCGAGGTCTGGCTGCTGGCGGCCGGCGAGGACAAGGCGGACGCGGTGGCGCTGGCCCTGTCCAACCCGGGCGAGCTGCAGGCCCCGGCCTGCGGCGCGTACGGCACCAGCCGCACGCTCTGGCTGCTCGACCGGGCCGCGGCGGCCGAGCTGCCGCCGCAGCTCTATCCTCCGGCCTCCGCCTGA
- a CDS encoding phosphoglycerate kinase, translating into MKTIEDLDVAGQRVFVRADLNVPLSGDTITDDGRIRAVAPTIAKLLARGAKVIVASHLGRPKGEPDPKFSLAPVAVRLGEVLGKPVAFATDTVGDSAKATVAALGDGEVTLLENLRFNAGETSKDDAERGAFADQLAALADLYVGDGFGAVHRKHASVYDLPARLPHAVGDLIAAELGVLKKLTEDVARPYVVVLGGAKVSDKLGVIDNLLEKADRILIGGGMAYTFLKAKGHEVGISLLQEDQIPVCLEYLARAEKRGVEFVLPVDVLVSADFPDLKTKAPADFQVVDADQIPADQEGLDIGPKTRELFVSKLVDAGTVFWNGPMGVFEHPDYANGTKAVAQGLLDSSGFTVVGGGDSAAAVRILGFDENAFGHISTGGGASLEYLEGKTLPGIAALEG; encoded by the coding sequence GTGAAGACCATCGAAGACCTCGATGTGGCCGGCCAGCGGGTGTTCGTCCGTGCCGACCTCAACGTGCCGCTGTCCGGCGACACCATCACCGACGACGGCCGGATCCGGGCCGTCGCGCCGACCATCGCCAAGCTGCTGGCGCGTGGCGCCAAGGTGATCGTCGCCTCCCACCTCGGCCGTCCCAAGGGCGAGCCGGACCCGAAGTTCTCGCTCGCCCCGGTCGCTGTGCGGCTCGGCGAGGTCCTCGGCAAGCCGGTCGCCTTCGCGACCGACACCGTGGGGGACAGCGCGAAGGCCACCGTCGCCGCCCTCGGCGACGGCGAGGTCACGCTGCTGGAGAACCTGCGCTTCAACGCCGGCGAGACCAGCAAGGACGACGCCGAGCGCGGCGCCTTCGCCGACCAGCTCGCGGCGCTGGCCGACCTCTACGTCGGCGACGGCTTCGGCGCGGTGCACCGCAAGCACGCCTCGGTCTACGACCTGCCGGCCAGGCTGCCGCACGCGGTGGGCGACCTGATCGCCGCCGAGCTCGGGGTGCTCAAGAAGCTCACCGAGGACGTGGCGCGCCCGTACGTGGTGGTGCTCGGCGGTGCCAAGGTCTCCGACAAGCTCGGGGTGATCGACAACCTGCTGGAGAAGGCCGACCGGATCCTGATCGGCGGCGGCATGGCGTACACCTTCCTCAAGGCCAAGGGCCACGAGGTGGGCATCTCGCTGCTGCAGGAGGACCAGATCCCGGTCTGCCTGGAGTACCTGGCCCGGGCCGAGAAGCGGGGCGTGGAGTTCGTCCTGCCGGTGGACGTCCTGGTCTCCGCGGACTTCCCCGACCTCAAGACGAAGGCGCCGGCCGACTTCCAGGTCGTCGACGCGGACCAGATCCCCGCCGACCAGGAGGGCCTGGACATCGGCCCGAAGACGCGGGAGCTGTTCGTCTCGAAGCTGGTGGACGCGGGCACGGTCTTCTGGAACGGCCCGATGGGTGTCTTCGAGCACCCGGACTACGCCAACGGCACCAAGGCCGTTGCCCAGGGGCTGCTCGACAGCTCCGGGTTCACCGTGGTCGGTGGCGGCGACTCGGCGGCAGCCGTGCGCATCCTCGGCTTCGACGAGAACGCGTTCGGACACATCTCGACCGGCGGTGGCGCGAGCCTCGAATACCTGGAGGGCAAGACCCTCCCCGGTATCGCCGCCTTGGAAGGCTGA
- a CDS encoding GNAT family N-acetyltransferase, whose product MTARSEWLELIPLEVAHAEEMAEVLGDPALHAFIGGEPLAVGQLRERYARLAAGSPDPAERWLNWVLRLVAEDRLVGTVQATVRGTEAEIAWIVGTPWQGRGYAREAVRVMVEALAGQGVRTLVAHVHPEHHASAAVAAAAGLAVTERWYDGERRWELRR is encoded by the coding sequence ATGACCGCGCGAAGTGAGTGGCTGGAACTGATTCCGCTCGAGGTGGCGCACGCCGAGGAGATGGCCGAGGTGCTCGGCGACCCGGCGCTGCACGCCTTCATCGGCGGTGAGCCGCTGGCCGTCGGGCAGCTGCGGGAGCGCTACGCCCGGCTGGCGGCGGGTTCGCCCGATCCGGCGGAGCGGTGGCTGAACTGGGTGCTGCGGCTGGTCGCCGAGGACCGCCTGGTGGGCACCGTGCAGGCCACCGTGCGGGGCACCGAGGCCGAGATCGCCTGGATCGTCGGCACTCCCTGGCAGGGGCGGGGCTACGCCCGTGAGGCGGTCCGGGTGATGGTCGAGGCGCTGGCCGGGCAGGGCGTGCGGACGCTGGTCGCGCACGTCCACCCGGAGCACCACGCCTCCGCCGCGGTGGCCGCTGCCGCCGGCCTGGCGGTCACCGAGCGGTGGTACGACGGTGAGCGGCGCTGGGAGCTGCGGCGGTAG
- a CDS encoding gluconeogenesis factor YvcK family protein yields the protein MTGYSPGRQYQNKAAERGSPGAQRRSLTAAKAPAGKAGAPRITALGGGQGLSASLSALRRLTSDLTAVVTVADDGGSSGRLRAELGVLPPGDLRKALAALCGDDDWGGTWSEVLQHRFTGTGELGGHAVGNLLIVALWEKLGDPVAALEWVGRLLNVQGRVLPMSAVPLDIEAQVRGHDPRHPEQVSAVRGQASVASTPGTVQSVRLLPEEPPAVPEAVAAVLEADWVVLGPGSWFTSVLPHLLVPELAKALIGTKARRLLTLNLAPQPGETEGFTPQRHLEVIADHAPDLGVDAILVDERAVTGGAFGQADLAGLQKAAERMGAALVLDKVASADGTPRHDPELLAAAYDRIFRTHGRIGPWR from the coding sequence GTGACGGGATACTCGCCAGGGCGGCAATACCAGAACAAGGCCGCCGAGCGGGGCTCCCCGGGCGCACAGCGCAGATCACTCACCGCGGCGAAGGCGCCCGCGGGCAAGGCCGGTGCCCCGCGGATCACCGCGCTGGGCGGCGGCCAGGGCCTGTCCGCCTCGCTCTCCGCGCTGCGCCGGCTCACCTCTGACCTGACCGCCGTGGTCACCGTGGCCGACGACGGCGGCTCCAGCGGCCGGCTGCGCGCCGAGCTGGGCGTGCTGCCGCCCGGTGACCTGCGCAAGGCGCTGGCCGCGCTCTGCGGCGACGACGACTGGGGCGGTACCTGGTCCGAGGTGCTCCAGCACCGCTTCACCGGCACCGGCGAGCTGGGCGGCCACGCGGTCGGCAACCTGCTGATCGTGGCGCTCTGGGAGAAGCTCGGCGACCCGGTGGCCGCGCTGGAGTGGGTCGGCCGCCTGCTCAACGTGCAGGGCCGGGTGCTGCCGATGTCCGCCGTCCCGCTGGACATCGAGGCCCAGGTGCGCGGCCATGACCCGCGGCACCCGGAGCAGGTCTCGGCGGTGCGCGGCCAGGCCAGCGTGGCGAGCACGCCGGGCACCGTGCAGTCGGTGCGGCTGCTGCCCGAGGAGCCGCCGGCGGTGCCCGAGGCGGTGGCCGCGGTGCTGGAGGCCGACTGGGTGGTCCTCGGTCCCGGCTCCTGGTTCACCAGCGTGCTGCCGCACCTGCTGGTCCCCGAGCTGGCCAAGGCGCTGATCGGCACCAAGGCCCGCCGCCTGCTGACCCTGAACCTGGCCCCGCAGCCCGGCGAGACCGAGGGCTTCACCCCGCAGCGTCACCTGGAGGTGATCGCCGACCACGCCCCGGACCTCGGCGTGGATGCGATCCTGGTGGACGAGCGCGCGGTCACCGGCGGAGCCTTCGGGCAGGCCGACCTGGCCGGACTGCAGAAGGCCGCCGAGCGGATGGGCGCCGCGCTGGTGCTGGACAAGGTGGCCTCGGCCGACGGCACCCCGCGACACGACCCGGAGCTTCTGGCGGCCGCGTACGACCGGATTTTCCGGACACATGGAAGGATCGGCCCATGGCGATGA
- the opcA gene encoding glucose-6-phosphate dehydrogenase assembly protein OpcA: MKIDLTDTTSSKINNALMDTRRASGSTAAGMVLTLVIVTDEGSAYDALKSANDASREHPSRILAVIRREGRSPRARAGARLDAEILVGSDAGSGETVILRMHGELTSHAQSVVLPLLLPDAPVVIWWPENAPLHPAQDPLGAIAQRRITDAVTAESPVDQLAVRADSYTPGDTDLAWTRITNWRSMLAAALDQRPCTITSAVVEGESYNPSVELLGLWLHDRLRAPVERVVTDGPGITAVRLNSKDGQIVLDRPDGLMGTLSIPGAPDRLVALKRRETADLIAEELRRLDEDTIYAAAVRTGVDRLKEVGPETGATEEAVAEATAAAVVEAAVATPRVTAKVPVAEAPAAPARKAPAAKQAAGTRKAAEQVAKKAAPKAAEQVTKKAAEKKSGAKKAGKRSGA, from the coding sequence ATGAAGATCGACCTGACGGACACCACGTCCAGCAAGATCAACAACGCGTTGATGGACACCCGCCGGGCCAGCGGTTCGACCGCGGCCGGCATGGTCCTGACGCTGGTGATCGTGACCGACGAGGGCAGCGCGTACGACGCCCTCAAGTCCGCGAACGACGCCTCGCGCGAACACCCGTCGCGGATCCTCGCGGTGATCAGGCGCGAGGGCCGCTCGCCGCGGGCCCGGGCCGGCGCCCGACTGGACGCCGAGATCCTGGTCGGCTCGGATGCCGGGTCCGGGGAGACCGTGATCCTCCGGATGCACGGCGAACTGACCTCGCACGCCCAGTCGGTGGTGCTGCCGCTGCTGCTGCCGGACGCCCCCGTGGTGATCTGGTGGCCGGAGAACGCCCCGCTGCACCCGGCCCAGGACCCGCTCGGCGCGATCGCCCAGCGCCGGATCACCGACGCGGTGACCGCCGAGTCCCCGGTCGACCAGCTGGCCGTGCGGGCCGACAGCTACACCCCCGGTGACACCGACCTGGCCTGGACCCGGATCACCAACTGGCGCTCGATGCTGGCCGCCGCGCTGGACCAGCGGCCCTGCACGATCACCTCCGCGGTGGTCGAGGGCGAGTCGTACAACCCCAGCGTCGAGCTGCTCGGCCTGTGGCTGCACGACCGGCTGCGGGCGCCGGTCGAGCGGGTGGTCACCGACGGTCCGGGCATCACCGCGGTGCGGCTGAACAGCAAGGACGGCCAGATCGTGCTCGACCGGCCCGACGGGCTGATGGGCACCCTCTCCATCCCCGGCGCACCGGACCGGCTGGTGGCGCTCAAGCGGCGCGAGACGGCCGACCTGATCGCCGAGGAGCTGCGCCGGCTCGACGAGGACACCATCTACGCCGCCGCCGTGCGCACCGGCGTGGACCGTCTCAAGGAGGTCGGCCCCGAGACGGGCGCGACCGAGGAGGCGGTGGCCGAGGCGACCGCCGCGGCCGTGGTCGAGGCCGCGGTGGCCACCCCCCGGGTGACCGCCAAGGTCCCGGTGGCCGAGGCGCCGGCCGCGCCGGCCAGGAAGGCGCCGGCGGCCAAGCAGGCCGCGGGCACCAGGAAGGCCGCCGAGCAGGTCGCCAAGAAGGCCGCCCCGAAGGCCGCCGAGCAGGTCACCAAGAAGGCCGCCGAGAAGAAGAGCGGCGCCAAGAAGGCCGGCAAGCGGAGCGGCGCATGA
- the tpiA gene encoding triose-phosphate isomerase, which yields MSERLPLMAGNWKMNLNHLEAIQHTQKLAFALADKDYEAVEVAVLVPFTDLRSVQTLVDGDKLKIKYGSQDVSAHDAGAYTGEVSAPMLAKLKCGYAVIGHSERRQYHGENEEIVNAKVQAAYRNGITPILCVGEPLEVRKAGTHVAHTLAQLDGALQGLSAVHAESIVVAYEPVWAIGTGEVATPEDAQEVCAAIRGRLAELYDAELAEKVRILYGGSVKSSSAAGLMAKPDVDGALVGGASLDADEFVKIVRYREQAVG from the coding sequence ATGAGTGAGCGCCTCCCGCTGATGGCGGGCAACTGGAAGATGAACCTCAACCACCTCGAGGCCATCCAGCACACCCAGAAGCTGGCCTTCGCGCTGGCCGACAAGGACTACGAGGCCGTCGAGGTCGCGGTCCTGGTCCCGTTCACCGACCTGCGCTCGGTGCAGACGCTGGTCGACGGCGACAAGCTGAAGATCAAGTACGGCTCGCAGGACGTCTCGGCGCACGACGCCGGCGCCTACACCGGCGAGGTCTCCGCGCCGATGCTGGCCAAGCTGAAGTGCGGCTACGCGGTGATCGGCCACTCGGAGCGCCGCCAGTACCACGGCGAGAACGAGGAGATCGTCAACGCCAAGGTGCAGGCCGCCTACCGCAACGGGATCACCCCGATCCTGTGCGTCGGCGAGCCGCTGGAGGTCCGCAAGGCCGGCACCCACGTCGCGCACACGCTGGCCCAGCTGGACGGCGCGCTGCAGGGCCTGTCGGCCGTGCACGCCGAGAGCATCGTGGTGGCCTACGAGCCGGTCTGGGCGATCGGCACCGGCGAGGTGGCCACCCCCGAGGACGCGCAGGAGGTCTGCGCGGCGATCCGGGGCCGGCTGGCCGAGCTGTACGACGCGGAGCTGGCTGAGAAGGTCCGGATCCTGTACGGCGGTTCGGTGAAGTCCTCCAGTGCGGCGGGCCTGATGGCCAAGCCGGACGTGGACGGCGCGCTGGTCGGCGGTGCCTCGCTGGACGCCGACGAGTTCGTCAAGATCGTGCGTTACCGGGAGCAGGCAGTAGGCTAA
- the zwf gene encoding glucose-6-phosphate dehydrogenase encodes MPQLPVNPLRDPADRRLPRIAGPSGLVIFGVTGDLSRKKLMPAIYDLANRGLLPPGFSLVGFARREWEHEDFAQEVHDAVKDHARTPFREEVWQQLAKGMRFVQGTFDDDEAFETLRQTIEDLDKAQGTSGNFAFYLSVPPKFFPNVVQQLKKHGLADPPPGSWRRAVIEKPFGHDLASAQELNKVVHEVFPRDEVFRIDHYLGKETVQNILALRFANTMFEPIWNRSYVDHVQITMAEDIGIGGRAGYYDGIGSARDVIQNHLLQLMALTAIEEPASFHPKALVAEKLKVLSAVELPKDLGKHTVRGQYAAGWQGGEEVVGYLDEDGINPESKTDTYAAIKLEINNRRWAGVPFYLRTGKRLGRRVTEIAVVFQRAPYLPFDSYATEELGQNALVIRVQPDEGVTVRFGSKVPGTSMEVRDVTMDFAYGESFTESSPEAYERLILDVLLGDANLFPRHQEVELSWEILDPIEKYWDEHGKPAQYPAGTWGPAEADEMLARDGRSWRRP; translated from the coding sequence ATTCCACAGCTGCCCGTGAACCCGCTGCGTGATCCGGCGGACCGCCGGCTGCCGCGGATCGCCGGACCGTCCGGCCTGGTGATCTTCGGCGTCACCGGCGACCTGTCGCGCAAGAAACTGATGCCGGCGATCTACGACCTGGCCAACCGCGGCCTGTTGCCGCCGGGCTTCTCGCTGGTGGGCTTCGCCCGCCGCGAGTGGGAGCACGAGGACTTCGCGCAGGAGGTGCACGACGCCGTCAAGGACCACGCGCGCACCCCCTTCCGCGAGGAGGTGTGGCAGCAACTGGCCAAGGGCATGCGGTTCGTCCAGGGCACCTTCGACGACGACGAGGCCTTCGAGACGCTGCGCCAGACCATCGAGGACCTCGACAAGGCGCAGGGCACCAGCGGCAACTTCGCGTTCTACCTCTCGGTGCCGCCGAAGTTCTTCCCCAACGTGGTCCAGCAGCTGAAGAAGCACGGGCTGGCCGACCCGCCGCCCGGCTCCTGGCGCCGTGCGGTGATCGAGAAGCCGTTCGGCCACGACCTGGCCAGCGCCCAGGAGTTGAACAAGGTCGTCCACGAGGTCTTCCCCCGGGACGAGGTCTTCCGGATCGACCACTACCTGGGCAAGGAGACGGTCCAGAACATCCTGGCGCTGCGGTTCGCCAACACGATGTTCGAGCCGATCTGGAACCGGTCCTACGTGGACCACGTGCAGATCACCATGGCCGAGGACATCGGCATCGGTGGCCGGGCCGGGTACTACGACGGCATCGGCTCGGCCCGTGACGTGATCCAGAACCACCTGCTCCAGCTGATGGCGCTGACCGCCATCGAGGAGCCGGCCTCCTTCCACCCCAAGGCCCTGGTCGCCGAGAAGCTCAAGGTGCTCAGCGCCGTGGAGCTGCCCAAGGACCTCGGCAAGCACACCGTGCGCGGCCAGTACGCGGCCGGCTGGCAGGGCGGCGAGGAGGTGGTCGGGTACCTGGACGAGGACGGCATCAACCCCGAGTCCAAGACCGACACCTACGCGGCGATCAAGCTGGAGATCAACAACCGGCGCTGGGCCGGGGTCCCGTTCTACCTGCGGACCGGCAAGCGCCTGGGCCGCCGGGTGACCGAGATCGCGGTGGTCTTCCAGCGCGCCCCGTACCTGCCGTTCGACTCCTACGCGACCGAGGAGCTGGGGCAGAACGCCCTGGTGATCCGGGTGCAGCCGGACGAGGGCGTCACGGTGCGGTTCGGCTCCAAGGTGCCGGGCACCTCGATGGAGGTCCGGGACGTCACGATGGACTTCGCCTACGGCGAGTCCTTCACCGAGTCGAGCCCGGAGGCGTACGAGCGGCTCATCCTGGATGTACTGCTCGGCGACGCCAACCTCTTCCCCCGGCACCAGGAGGTCGAGCTCTCCTGGGAGATCCTCGACCCGATCGAGAAGTACTGGGACGAGCACGGGAAGCCCGCGCAGTACCCGGCCGGCACCTGGGGACCGGCCGAGGCGGACGAGATGCTCGCACGAGACGGCAGGAGCTGGCGCCGGCCATGA
- the gap gene encoding type I glyceraldehyde-3-phosphate dehydrogenase, giving the protein MTIRVGINGFGRIGRNFFRAVKSQGADIEIVGVNDLTDTKTLAHLLKYDSILGTLQAEISHTADSITVDGHTFKVLAQRDPAALPWGELGVDIVIESTGIFTKADQAKKHVEAGAKKVIISAPATDEDVTIVMGVNDEKYDAAKHTVISNASCTTNCVAPLAKVLNENFGIVKGLMTTVHAYTNDQVTLDFPHKDLRRARAAALNIIPTSTGAAKATALVLPELKGKLDGTSLRVPVPTGSITDLVVTLEREVTVEEVNAAFQKASEGSLKGILQYTEDPIVSSDIVNSPFSTIFDSLMTMVQGNQVKVFGWYDNEWGYSNRLVNLTSLVGGQL; this is encoded by the coding sequence GTGACGATCCGGGTAGGCATCAACGGATTCGGCCGCATCGGCCGCAACTTCTTCCGCGCGGTCAAGTCCCAGGGCGCGGACATCGAGATCGTCGGTGTCAATGACCTGACCGACACCAAGACCCTGGCTCACCTGCTCAAGTACGACTCCATCCTGGGCACGCTGCAGGCCGAGATCAGCCACACCGCTGACAGCATCACGGTCGACGGCCACACCTTCAAGGTGCTTGCCCAGCGCGACCCGGCCGCCCTTCCGTGGGGCGAGCTGGGCGTGGACATCGTGATCGAGTCCACCGGCATCTTCACCAAGGCCGACCAGGCCAAGAAGCACGTCGAGGCCGGCGCCAAGAAGGTCATCATCTCGGCGCCCGCCACCGACGAGGACGTCACGATCGTCATGGGCGTCAACGACGAGAAGTACGACGCCGCGAAGCACACCGTCATCTCCAACGCCTCCTGCACCACCAACTGCGTGGCGCCGCTGGCCAAGGTGCTGAACGAGAACTTCGGCATCGTCAAGGGCCTGATGACCACGGTGCACGCCTACACCAACGACCAGGTCACCCTTGACTTCCCGCACAAGGACCTGCGTCGCGCCCGCGCCGCCGCCCTGAACATCATCCCGACCTCCACCGGTGCCGCCAAGGCCACCGCGCTGGTGCTGCCGGAGCTCAAGGGCAAGCTGGACGGCACCTCGCTGCGCGTCCCGGTCCCGACCGGCTCGATCACCGACCTGGTCGTCACCCTGGAGCGCGAGGTCACCGTCGAGGAGGTCAACGCGGCCTTCCAGAAGGCCTCCGAGGGCTCCCTCAAGGGCATCCTGCAGTACACCGAGGACCCGATCGTCTCCTCCGACATCGTGAACTCGCCGTTCTCCACTATCTTCGACTCGCTGATGACCATGGTCCAGGGCAACCAGGTCAAGGTCTTCGGCTGGTACGACAACGAGTGGGGCTACTCGAACCGCCTGGTCAACCTGACCTCCCTCGTCGGTGGCCAGCTCTGA